A genomic window from Candidatus Nitrosotenuis uzonensis includes:
- a CDS encoding dual specificity protein phosphatase 23 has protein sequence MSKPGNLWRKIHGKIAKRPTNFSWLIDNKLAGSGMPTSYEEIVWIQKQGVKSIVTMTEEGLPASWLDGVKYLHVPTEDFTAPDIDRIDSAVEFIHNRIKNKEPVMVHCAAGIGRTGTILASYLIKYENMDAKEAIEKVREQRPGSIQSESQEIAVSMYEKYLKQR, from the coding sequence ATGAGCAAACCTGGAAACCTTTGGCGCAAAATTCACGGCAAGATTGCAAAGAGGCCCACTAACTTTTCATGGTTGATTGACAACAAACTTGCTGGCTCAGGCATGCCCACAAGTTATGAAGAGATTGTCTGGATCCAAAAACAAGGAGTAAAATCCATTGTCACGATGACCGAGGAGGGGCTGCCTGCTTCGTGGTTAGATGGCGTCAAATATCTTCATGTGCCCACAGAAGATTTTACCGCGCCAGACATTGACAGGATAGATTCTGCAGTCGAGTTCATACATAATAGAATAAAAAACAAGGAACCGGTGATGGTTCACTGTGCTGCAGGAATTGGAAGAACTGGAACCATTCTTGCCAGCTATCTTATCAAATATGAGAACATGGACGCAAAAGAAGCAATAGAAAAAGTAAGAGAGCAAAGGCCGGGATCAATCCAGTCAGAGTCCCAAGAAATTGCAGTGTCTATGTATGAAAAATATCTAAAACAGAGATGA
- the amrS gene encoding AmmeMemoRadiSam system radical SAM enzyme: MSREAILYEKLPEDKVRCTACARYCEIGKGQIGLCGIRANTGGRLDLLSYGKVITGNVDPIEKKPVVHYMPGTRIFSIATTGCNWLCKYCQNYDISQRRKIEGVDMTPEQVAQIAVERNSQGIAYTYNEPSIFIEFARDCGIEAHKKGLFNIFVSNGYDTPQSVRMMSEFLDCITVDFKGSAEPQFTRKYIGIPDPKPIFDTLIEIRDRTKIHVEITDLIVPQAGDSQEHAKKLAKFLYDNFGSEIPIHFLRFHPDYKMMEFPPTPIKTLEKHYEIAKKEGLDYVYIGNLPGHPYEHTYCPGCNKIAVGRYGFDITSWNLDKDNKCNTCGHKIPITGSLDPNYKRNRFQLVV, from the coding sequence TTGAGCAGAGAAGCAATTTTGTATGAGAAGCTGCCTGAAGACAAAGTACGCTGCACTGCCTGTGCAAGATACTGCGAAATAGGTAAGGGTCAGATAGGGCTGTGTGGAATAAGAGCAAACACTGGAGGCAGATTGGATCTGCTCTCATACGGAAAAGTCATTACTGGAAATGTAGACCCAATTGAAAAAAAGCCCGTAGTTCACTATATGCCAGGAACTAGAATATTTTCAATTGCTACAACTGGCTGCAACTGGCTGTGCAAGTATTGCCAGAACTATGACATCTCACAGCGTAGAAAAATCGAGGGAGTTGATATGACCCCTGAACAAGTAGCACAGATTGCAGTAGAGCGTAACTCACAAGGCATAGCGTATACATATAACGAACCGTCAATTTTTATCGAATTTGCACGGGATTGTGGAATTGAAGCTCACAAAAAGGGACTCTTTAACATCTTTGTCTCCAACGGATATGACACGCCACAATCAGTAAGGATGATGAGTGAATTTCTTGACTGCATAACAGTTGACTTTAAGGGAAGTGCGGAACCACAATTTACCAGAAAGTACATTGGGATTCCAGACCCCAAACCAATCTTTGATACACTAATCGAAATAAGGGACAGAACAAAGATCCATGTAGAAATAACCGATCTCATAGTGCCGCAGGCCGGTGACAGCCAAGAACACGCAAAAAAACTTGCCAAATTCTTGTATGATAATTTTGGATCTGAGATTCCAATTCATTTTCTGAGATTCCATCCTGATTATAAGATGATGGAATTCCCACCAACACCGATTAAAACACTGGAAAAACATTACGAAATTGCCAAAAAAGAGGGACTAGATTATGTCTACATAGGCAATTTACCCGGACATCCATATGAACACACTTACTGTCCTGGCTGCAATAAGATCGCAGTAGGTAGATACGGATTTGATATTACATCTTGGAATCTTGATAAAGACAACAAATGCAATACATGCGGGCACAAAATCCCAATCACAGGATCATTGGATCCAAATTACAAGCGCAACAGATTCCAGCTTGTTGTCTAA
- a CDS encoding cyclase family protein, whose protein sequence is MESVDLTLAISEKTPSFPGSPAPFFIPWEELGKDGYNLELLFLSSHAGTHVDAPFHFLPRGKKIHQLDPGRFLRSSRLIRIHAEPNYAITKSDIKSYEREFGRIENGSTIVFATGWNSNLGRSGFFEENPGLSESASRYLVSKKTNLVGIDSPSIDVGSNKKFSAHHILLKGNVLILENLCNLSKIKGSTFNLAAFPLKLQNATGSPVRAIAF, encoded by the coding sequence GTGGAATCAGTAGATCTTACACTTGCAATATCCGAAAAAACTCCCAGTTTTCCTGGCTCACCTGCACCATTTTTCATTCCGTGGGAAGAATTGGGAAAAGATGGCTACAATCTGGAGCTGCTATTTTTGAGCTCTCATGCAGGCACGCATGTAGACGCACCGTTTCACTTTCTACCACGTGGGAAAAAAATCCACCAGTTGGATCCGGGAAGATTTCTGCGCAGCTCAAGGCTCATCAGAATACATGCAGAACCTAACTATGCGATTACAAAGTCTGACATAAAATCCTACGAAAGAGAGTTTGGCAGAATTGAGAACGGCTCAACGATAGTGTTTGCAACAGGATGGAATAGTAATCTTGGTAGATCTGGATTTTTTGAAGAAAATCCCGGGCTTTCTGAGTCGGCTTCCAGATACCTTGTGTCAAAGAAGACGAATCTGGTCGGAATAGACTCTCCTAGTATTGACGTAGGTTCAAATAAAAAATTTTCAGCACATCACATACTGCTAAAAGGTAATGTGCTGATTTTGGAGAATCTCTGCAATTTATCCAAGATAAAAGGTTCCACCTTTAATCTTGCTGCATTTCCCCTCAAATTGCAGAACGCTACCGGTTCGCCTGTGCGAGCAATCGCATTTTAG
- a CDS encoding Lrp/AsnC ligand binding domain-containing protein — protein MPIAFILLNSDLGSDQEIVTKIKEILSVEKGLKFEVQGVYGIYDIVVKIEADNADHLRSVITNKIRKIDKVQSTLTMMVIEEQGRS, from the coding sequence TTGCCTATCGCATTCATTCTCCTGAACTCTGATCTTGGCTCCGATCAAGAAATAGTTACCAAGATAAAGGAAATTCTAAGTGTTGAAAAGGGGCTCAAATTTGAGGTACAGGGGGTCTATGGGATATATGATATTGTGGTAAAAATAGAGGCAGACAACGCAGATCATCTCAGAAGCGTAATTACAAACAAAATAAGAAAAATCGACAAAGTCCAGTCGACTCTTACCATGATGGTAATAGAAGAACAGGGAAGATCATAG
- a CDS encoding aminotransferase class V-fold PLP-dependent enzyme, whose amino-acid sequence MDQEFVSQSFVKSDRIYLNSASSSLIPIQSMKAMTDFMLQYNSLGPDSLDFAAVLTEKTSRLRDTISRLVGCRKEEVVLTQSTTEGINFVANGLEFDRDSNIVIRGTTHEHHANYFPWLRLGKKIQIRNISHDQNGFFQISEFENLLDDNTKLVALSHALYNTGAILPIDTVGKILEEKAIPYFVDTAQTVGCIGDYDFGKARYGFMAFNGYKWLCGPMGIGIFVCKKDVAALLEPTYLAGESAIAYDTDKLAYKDIPDKFQASYRNFVAIAGLESSISLLMHIGLQNIRDKIIRLANLMRDELRKIPGITVYGPENPQERTSIVSFSIEGQKSSDVVQKLEKQNVVVALREISELKIVRASPHFFNTDSEIQAVIDKIRRL is encoded by the coding sequence TTGGATCAAGAGTTTGTTTCTCAGTCGTTTGTCAAGTCAGATAGGATTTATCTGAACAGCGCTTCATCTTCGTTGATTCCCATTCAGAGCATGAAAGCCATGACTGATTTTATGCTTCAATACAATAGTCTTGGTCCCGATTCACTGGATTTTGCAGCAGTATTAACAGAAAAGACCTCTAGGCTCAGAGACACCATATCAAGGCTGGTAGGATGCAGAAAGGAAGAAGTGGTTCTAACTCAGAGCACGACCGAAGGGATTAATTTTGTTGCAAATGGATTAGAGTTTGATAGAGATTCCAACATCGTAATACGGGGAACCACACATGAGCATCATGCAAATTATTTTCCCTGGCTGCGTCTTGGAAAGAAAATACAAATTAGAAATATCAGTCATGATCAGAACGGTTTTTTTCAGATATCAGAATTTGAGAATCTTCTGGATGATAACACAAAACTTGTTGCCCTGAGCCATGCTTTGTATAACACTGGAGCAATACTACCAATAGATACAGTTGGAAAGATTTTAGAAGAAAAAGCAATTCCGTACTTTGTCGACACTGCACAGACAGTAGGTTGTATTGGAGATTATGATTTTGGCAAGGCCAGATATGGGTTTATGGCGTTTAACGGTTACAAGTGGCTTTGTGGCCCTATGGGTATTGGGATATTTGTGTGCAAAAAAGACGTAGCGGCGCTTTTGGAGCCCACATATCTGGCTGGAGAGTCAGCCATAGCTTATGATACGGACAAGCTTGCATACAAGGACATTCCAGACAAGTTTCAAGCAAGTTATAGAAATTTTGTTGCAATTGCAGGACTTGAGAGTTCAATTTCTCTTCTGATGCACATAGGGTTGCAGAATATCAGGGACAAGATAATCAGATTGGCAAATTTAATGAGAGATGAGTTGAGAAAAATTCCAGGCATTACGGTGTACGGGCCTGAGAATCCGCAGGAACGGACAAGCATAGTATCATTTTCCATCGAAGGCCAAAAGTCATCAGATGTAGTCCAGAAACTAGAGAAACAGAATGTGGTTGTTGCTCTGCGCGAGATATCTGAGTTAAAGATTGTGCGTGCTTCTCCGCATTTTTTTAATACCGATTCAGAGATTCAAGCTGTGATTGATAAGATAAGGCGCCTATGA
- a CDS encoding NADH-quinone oxidoreductase subunit I translates to MPVAILPDIGEQMCIGCALCVEICTSLGPDVLRVKPVEGWKRGKAFVFYPERCISDGACIGVCPTKAIFWMRPMDFTVGQPVPLYKNSVFVKGWTELID, encoded by the coding sequence ATGCCAGTAGCAATTTTACCAGACATTGGTGAACAAATGTGCATTGGATGCGCACTCTGCGTTGAAATCTGCACAAGCTTGGGACCAGATGTACTTAGAGTAAAACCAGTAGAAGGCTGGAAGAGAGGTAAGGCATTTGTCTTTTATCCAGAAAGATGCATCTCCGACGGAGCATGCATTGGCGTTTGCCCAACAAAGGCAATCTTCTGGATGAGACCAATGGACTTCACAGTAGGTCAACCAGTTCCTCTATACAAGAATTCAGTCTTCGTTAAGGGCTGGACTGAACTTATCGATTAA
- a CDS encoding GNAT family N-acetyltransferase — protein sequence MISIQNASKKHMNAILELLVELGRPAPANKSEKIRFEKMIVAYISNKDKMLLVARENSKIVGLVSIVLMDRLNQVGKEMYIPELIVSSKYRGRGVGRKLVNQCVKIAKSNNCFRIRLESGYARTSSHKFYKKLGFEDYALTFKKILG from the coding sequence TTGATCAGTATCCAAAACGCATCTAAAAAACACATGAATGCAATACTCGAACTGCTAGTTGAGCTTGGCAGACCCGCACCTGCAAACAAATCAGAAAAAATCCGATTTGAAAAGATGATCGTAGCGTATATCTCAAATAAAGACAAGATGCTGCTTGTCGCACGCGAGAACTCCAAAATAGTCGGGCTGGTAAGCATTGTGCTGATGGACAGATTAAACCAGGTCGGAAAAGAGATGTACATACCGGAGCTCATAGTATCGTCCAAATACCGTGGAAGGGGAGTTGGAAGAAAGCTTGTCAATCAATGTGTAAAAATTGCAAAAAGCAACAATTGTTTTAGAATACGACTTGAATCAGGATACGCAAGAACGTCATCTCATAAATTTTACAAAAAACTAGGATTTGAGGACTATGCCCTCACTTTTAAAAAAATCTTAGGCTAG
- a CDS encoding CDC48 family AAA ATPase: protein MSEIILKIDEISQRHVGKGIAVIDPKIVKDNDWHTGQIVELLANKKTHVKIWPGSADDYGSGIIRIDGLTRHNIGAAIGEKVQVKTVNAAEAEKIVLSPVEKMSVEGLQEYMSTLYEGHVFTTGDTVIVNTHLGGKTQLIVTSTSPSKPVIVTPRTQFVLGSMTQAMDNTIPRITYDDLGGLKKEVQKIREMVELPMRHPEIFDKIGIEAPKGVLLYGPPGTGKTLLAKALAGETNAHFTSISGPEIMGKYYGESEERLREIFKQAEENTPSIIFIDEIDSIAPKRDEVTGEVEKRVVSQLLTLMDGMKSRGKVVVIAATNRPDSIDPALRRPGRFDREIEIGIPDEEGRLEILNIHTRGMPVDEKVNLEQIARITHGFVGADLEALAKEAAMRSLRRILPEINLDQEKISSEILQKIKILDEDFKEALKEVKPSALREVLVEIPNVTWDEVGGLESLKEELKEAVEWPLKHKEAFKYVDVSPPKGILLHGPPGTGKTLIAKALAKMTESNFISVKGPELLSKWVGESEKGVREVFRKARQASPCIIFFDEIDALIPKRGGGDSSHVTESVVSQILTEIDGLEELHGVLVIGATNRLDIVDSALLRPGRFDRIIEVPRPDAAGRKHIFEIHTRRKPLAEDVNIDKLVEATDGYTGAEIAAVCSRAAISALKRHVSGEVQSYKDIKITHQDLENAIKKVRSPAVATSLA from the coding sequence ATGAGCGAGATAATACTAAAAATCGACGAGATATCACAGAGACATGTTGGAAAGGGAATAGCTGTAATTGACCCGAAAATAGTAAAGGATAATGATTGGCACACAGGGCAGATTGTTGAGCTTTTGGCCAACAAGAAGACTCACGTTAAGATCTGGCCGGGATCTGCAGATGATTATGGTTCTGGAATAATACGTATTGATGGATTAACGCGACATAACATAGGGGCAGCTATAGGAGAGAAAGTGCAAGTAAAGACAGTAAATGCCGCCGAAGCCGAGAAAATTGTCTTATCTCCGGTGGAAAAAATGTCGGTGGAAGGCCTACAGGAATACATGTCTACACTTTATGAAGGACATGTTTTTACGACCGGAGATACCGTAATAGTAAACACCCACCTTGGAGGAAAGACCCAGCTTATAGTCACTTCCACTAGCCCATCAAAACCTGTTATTGTTACTCCAAGAACACAGTTCGTACTAGGCTCTATGACACAGGCTATGGACAACACGATTCCAAGAATTACATATGATGACTTGGGTGGTCTTAAAAAGGAGGTACAGAAGATACGCGAGATGGTAGAGCTTCCAATGCGTCATCCAGAGATTTTCGATAAGATCGGCATAGAGGCGCCTAAAGGGGTCTTATTATACGGTCCTCCAGGAACCGGTAAGACATTACTTGCAAAGGCCCTAGCTGGAGAGACAAATGCTCACTTTACGTCTATTTCTGGGCCCGAAATAATGGGCAAATACTATGGGGAATCAGAAGAGAGACTGCGAGAGATATTCAAGCAGGCCGAGGAGAACACACCCAGTATCATCTTTATTGATGAGATTGATTCGATTGCACCAAAACGTGACGAGGTTACAGGAGAGGTAGAAAAAAGAGTCGTATCACAGCTTCTCACGCTAATGGATGGAATGAAATCAAGAGGCAAGGTAGTGGTAATTGCTGCTACAAACAGGCCCGATTCAATAGATCCTGCACTAAGAAGGCCAGGGCGATTTGATAGGGAGATAGAAATTGGAATACCAGATGAAGAGGGACGTCTTGAAATTCTCAACATACACACACGTGGTATGCCAGTTGACGAAAAAGTGAACCTAGAACAGATTGCCAGAATAACGCACGGATTTGTGGGAGCTGATCTTGAAGCATTAGCAAAAGAAGCTGCAATGAGATCACTTAGGAGGATTCTGCCAGAAATCAACTTGGATCAGGAAAAGATTTCCTCCGAGATACTACAAAAGATAAAGATTCTTGATGAGGACTTTAAAGAAGCGCTAAAGGAGGTAAAACCATCCGCATTGAGAGAGGTGCTAGTCGAGATACCGAATGTAACATGGGACGAAGTAGGCGGACTAGAATCGCTCAAGGAAGAATTGAAGGAAGCAGTTGAGTGGCCGTTAAAACACAAGGAAGCATTCAAGTATGTTGACGTATCACCGCCAAAGGGGATTTTGTTGCATGGTCCTCCAGGAACTGGAAAGACTTTGATAGCAAAGGCCCTAGCAAAGATGACCGAGTCCAACTTTATCAGTGTCAAAGGTCCTGAGCTACTATCAAAATGGGTAGGAGAATCCGAGAAGGGAGTACGTGAAGTATTCAGAAAGGCACGACAAGCATCCCCATGTATCATATTCTTTGACGAGATAGATGCCCTTATCCCAAAAAGAGGTGGAGGTGATTCATCGCATGTGACGGAGAGCGTAGTATCCCAAATACTAACCGAAATTGACGGACTTGAAGAGCTGCACGGCGTGTTAGTGATAGGAGCGACAAACAGGCTTGATATCGTTGATTCGGCACTTCTCAGGCCAGGACGATTTGACAGGATCATCGAAGTACCAAGACCTGACGCGGCAGGACGAAAGCATATCTTTGAGATTCACACAAGAAGAAAGCCACTTGCAGAAGATGTGAATATCGACAAGCTTGTAGAAGCTACAGACGGATACACCGGAGCTGAGATTGCTGCCGTATGTAGCAGAGCTGCAATAAGCGCATTGAAACGACATGTTAGTGGGGAAGTGCAATCATACAAAGACATCAAGATAACTCATCAAGACTTGGAAAATGCAATAAAAAAAGTGAGGTCACCTGCAGTTGCAACCTCACTAGCCTAA